AAGGTTCCTATAACACTTAAAATATTATATAATAATTATATAAGGAGTGTTTTATGGGACTTGCTCAACCAGTAGTTACTCAACAAATGGTTATAGCAGAACTTACCAAGGCTGGTATTAATAGAGATATTGCTATTGATCTGTCTTACAGATATTATCGTAATGAACTGACTTATAAAGATATTGAATTCTTAAAAGAAAACTTTGATATAAAGCTTGAAAAAGTTGAAGCTCTTTTACAAGCTGAGATTCAAAGGGTTGAGACAACATTAAAATCCGATATTAAAGACCTGGATAATAAATTCGATACTAAATTCAATGAACTTGATAACAAGATTAATACTGTTGAGAATAATCTTAACATCAAGATTGAAAAAGTTGAAGCTCTTTTACAAGCTGAGATTAAATCTGTCAAGACTGAACTTGATAATAAAATAGATACTAAATTCAATGAACTCGATACCAAAATAGATACAGTTGAGAATAATCTTAATAATAAGATTGATAACGTTAGAAGTGAATTAAAATCCGATATTAAAGACCTGGATAATAAGATTGATAATGTTAGAAATGAGGTTTCTCTTGTTCGAAAAGATATGGAAATTAACAGAATGGAGCTTGATAATAAACTTGATAAAACTGCATCAGAATTTAAAAGTACATCAAGACTACATAATTGGATGTTTGGAACTCTAATTACCCTTAATATAGGAATATTTTTAGCATTAATATCATTATTAGTAAAGTAAAT
The Borrelia turicatae 91E135 DNA segment above includes these coding regions:
- the bdr gene encoding Bdr family repetitive protein, producing MGLAQPVVTQQMVIAELTKAGINRDIAIDLSYRYYRNELTYKDIEFLKENFDIKLEKVEALLQAEIQRVETTLKSDIKDLDNKFDTKFNELDNKINTVENNLNIKIEKVEALLQAEIKSVKTELDNKIDTKFNELDTKIDTVENNLNNKIDNVRSELKSDIKDLDNKIDNVRNEVSLVRKDMEINRMELDNKLDKTASEFKSTSRLHNWMFGTLITLNIGIFLALISLLVK